Proteins encoded in a region of the Myxococcales bacterium genome:
- a CDS encoding sigma 54-interacting transcriptional regulator → MQAIHTILWIGPEQGLVQNGLLEAESLDVVWARDVETATDLPVSSFEAAVLALEEMEPVPDAIAKLIAIKDMPPLLVLAPAAAAMELRQHIPLGGGEILISDSRLQGARWRRELCARIAKVVLDRGRTGLRVAPQHTAEGRGAASHKIIGRSEAILAAFDLSERAASGSTTVLLYGETGTGKEIFAKAIHQMSPRAGENFVALNCAAIPDALLESELFGYVRGAFTGANTNKIGLFELARHGTLFLDEIGETSAPLQAKLLRALQEKEIRPVGSSKVRKVDVRIIAASNRDLRVEASRGAFREDLYYRLAVFPISIPPLRKRNGDIILIAEHFLRLYSNGGGKASPNQRPAELSQAAAELFLTYPWPGNVRELENEIQRAIALAGPLSLITPEFLSESICDVRTPIDSEEHIGKTLREIVAQVEAQVIRRTLANNTGKRARSAKELGITREGLYN, encoded by the coding sequence ATGCAAGCCATTCATACCATCCTATGGATCGGTCCGGAGCAAGGCCTGGTCCAGAACGGACTGCTGGAAGCCGAAAGCCTCGACGTCGTCTGGGCTCGTGATGTCGAGACAGCCACAGACCTTCCGGTTTCGAGTTTTGAAGCCGCGGTGCTGGCCCTCGAAGAAATGGAACCCGTGCCCGATGCGATCGCGAAGCTGATCGCAATCAAGGACATGCCACCGCTCCTGGTTCTCGCACCGGCCGCTGCGGCTATGGAATTGCGCCAACACATCCCGCTTGGGGGAGGCGAGATCCTGATTTCGGATTCGCGCCTTCAGGGCGCCCGTTGGCGACGAGAGTTGTGCGCACGAATCGCAAAAGTCGTTCTGGACCGCGGTCGAACCGGCTTGCGAGTCGCCCCGCAACACACAGCCGAGGGTCGCGGCGCAGCGAGTCACAAGATCATCGGTCGCAGTGAAGCCATTCTCGCGGCGTTCGATCTCTCCGAACGAGCGGCCAGCGGATCCACAACGGTTTTGCTCTACGGAGAGACAGGCACCGGCAAGGAAATCTTTGCCAAGGCGATCCATCAGATGAGTCCCCGAGCCGGGGAAAACTTCGTCGCCTTGAACTGTGCCGCGATCCCCGATGCATTGCTCGAAAGCGAGTTGTTCGGATACGTTCGCGGCGCCTTTACCGGAGCCAACACGAACAAAATTGGTCTCTTCGAGTTGGCTCGACACGGCACCTTGTTCCTCGACGAAATTGGGGAAACCTCCGCGCCGCTCCAGGCCAAGCTGCTGCGCGCGCTGCAAGAAAAGGAGATCCGGCCCGTCGGGAGCAGCAAGGTCAGGAAGGTAGATGTCCGCATCATTGCCGCGAGCAATCGAGACCTTCGGGTCGAAGCCTCACGCGGGGCATTTCGCGAAGACCTCTACTACCGGCTCGCGGTGTTTCCAATTTCGATCCCACCGCTGCGCAAGCGAAACGGCGACATCATCCTGATCGCCGAACACTTTCTGCGCTTGTACAGCAACGGCGGTGGTAAAGCCTCGCCGAATCAACGACCGGCCGAACTCTCTCAGGCGGCCGCCGAACTTTTTCTCACCTATCCCTGGCCCGGAAATGTGCGCGAACTCGAAAACGAGATTCAGCGGGCAATCGCCCTGGCGGGTCCCCTATCCCTCATCACGCCAGAGTTTCTGTCGGAGTCGATTTGCGACGTCAGAACTCCGATCGACAGTGAAGAGCATATCGGCAAGACCCTGCGCGAGATCGTGGCCCAGGTCGAAGCACAGGTCATCCGGCGCACTTTGGCAAACAACACCGGCAAGCGGGCCCGCTCCGCAAAAGAACTCGGTATCACGCGGGAAGGGCTCTACAACTAG
- the rpiA gene encoding ribose-5-phosphate isomerase RpiA, whose protein sequence is MSGNQSSDTGNADGLLATAEKALEWVRDGQILGLGTGRAATAFVRALGARVQSGLNVSGVPTSETTAKLAQELDIPLMTLEEAGSIDVCFDGADEVAPNLDVIKGYGGAHVREKIVAASSSKLIILVGAEKLVEVLGSRGKLPVEVLPFGEAHCREALRSLGCEPARRSTDEGAPFISDNGGYILDCKIAPIQNAAELEHAILDIPGVLGTGLFIQMADVVIIQDGDAVEVRER, encoded by the coding sequence ATGAGCGGCAATCAATCATCGGACACTGGGAATGCAGACGGCCTGCTCGCGACAGCGGAAAAGGCCCTCGAATGGGTCCGTGACGGACAAATCCTCGGACTCGGAACCGGCCGGGCGGCGACCGCTTTTGTTCGCGCATTGGGCGCTCGCGTGCAGAGCGGCTTGAACGTTTCGGGGGTGCCCACTTCGGAAACGACGGCGAAACTCGCCCAGGAACTCGACATCCCGCTCATGACCCTCGAAGAAGCCGGGTCGATCGACGTGTGCTTTGACGGCGCCGATGAGGTGGCGCCCAATCTCGACGTGATCAAAGGCTACGGCGGAGCGCATGTGCGCGAGAAGATCGTCGCTGCGAGTTCTTCGAAGTTGATCATCCTGGTGGGTGCCGAAAAACTCGTCGAAGTCCTGGGCAGCCGCGGCAAACTTCCGGTCGAAGTCCTCCCGTTTGGCGAAGCCCACTGTCGCGAAGCGCTGCGCAGCCTGGGATGTGAGCCCGCCCGGCGCAGCACCGACGAGGGCGCTCCATTCATCAGCGACAACGGCGGCTACATCCTCGACTGCAAAATTGCTCCAATCCAGAACGCAGCCGAGCTCGAACACGCCATCCTCGACATCCCGGGAGTCCTCGGAACTGGACTCTTCATTCAAATGGCCGACGTCGTGATCATTCAGGACGGCGACGCGGTCGAGGTACGAGAACGATGA
- the gnd gene encoding decarboxylating 6-phosphogluconate dehydrogenase produces MQLGMIGLGKMGANMVRRIMRAGNQCVVFDQTPANVEELENEGATGASSLEELVSKLDAPRAVWIMVPAGEITESVVQKLSGLLAKGDIMIDGGNSMFKDDARRAAELAPKGIRYLDCGTSGGVWGLDRGYCLMIGGDTDAVSHLDPIFKCLAPGRGDVGRTPGREEGKGTAEEGYLHCGPAGAGHYVKMIHNGIEYGLMQAYAEGFDIMRSAGADTVPELYRYDLDLGDISEVWRRGSVVGSWLLDLTAQALVEQPDLEDYSGYVTDSGEGRWTINAAVEQAVPADVLTAALYTRFRSRQSHTFAEKILSAMRHKFGGHVETN; encoded by the coding sequence ATGCAACTCGGAATGATCGGCCTGGGGAAGATGGGTGCCAACATGGTTCGCCGCATCATGCGTGCGGGAAACCAATGCGTGGTGTTCGACCAGACGCCGGCGAACGTCGAAGAACTGGAGAACGAAGGTGCCACCGGAGCGTCGTCCCTCGAAGAACTCGTCTCGAAGCTCGACGCACCCCGCGCAGTCTGGATCATGGTGCCTGCGGGCGAGATCACGGAATCTGTGGTTCAGAAACTCTCGGGTTTGCTCGCCAAGGGCGACATCATGATCGACGGCGGCAACTCGATGTTCAAAGACGACGCCCGCCGAGCCGCGGAACTGGCACCGAAGGGCATCCGCTATCTCGACTGTGGTACCAGCGGTGGTGTCTGGGGACTTGACCGCGGTTACTGCCTGATGATCGGCGGCGACACCGATGCGGTCTCACACCTCGACCCGATCTTCAAGTGCCTGGCACCGGGACGCGGCGATGTCGGCCGAACACCGGGACGCGAAGAAGGCAAGGGAACGGCGGAAGAAGGTTATCTGCACTGCGGCCCCGCCGGAGCCGGTCACTACGTCAAGATGATTCACAACGGTATCGAGTACGGACTGATGCAGGCCTACGCAGAGGGTTTCGACATCATGCGCTCCGCCGGCGCCGACACGGTGCCCGAGCTCTACCGCTACGACCTCGACCTGGGCGACATCTCCGAGGTATGGCGCCGCGGTAGCGTGGTGGGTTCGTGGCTTTTGGATCTCACGGCCCAGGCCCTGGTCGAGCAACCCGATCTCGAAGACTACTCGGGCTACGTGACGGACTCCGGCGAGGGACGCTGGACCATCAATGCCGCGGTCGAACAGGCAGTACCCGCCGACGTTTTGACGGCCGCCCTCTACACCCGCTTCCGCTCGCGCCAGTCCCACACCTTCGCGGAGAAGATCCTCTCCGCGATGCGACACAAGTTCGGCGGTCACGTCGAAACCAATTAG
- a CDS encoding glycoside hydrolase family 15 protein: MASAYPPIEEHGIIGNMHTAALVCTDGSLDWLCFPRFDSPAVFCALLDKEKGGSFKLAPLGPDITFKQLYWPETNILVTRFLSTHGVAQITDYMPVGLAEGETGFCWIVRHVHVVRGNMTFGLDCTPAFNFARDEHTVSLSPTGAVFESADLSLELCSPTPLSTDGKGAQAEFELQEGESLVLTLREVECGQGPGPRIDDETSDMLFKRTVNYWRKWLSQCTYTGRWREHVHRSALLLKLLTYEPTGAIVAAPTTSLPETLGGSRNWDYRYTWIRDAAFTVYAFLRIGFTEEAKAFMHFLEARCRELNPDGSLQIMYGIDGRHDLPEETLDHLEGYRESRPVRIGNGAFDQMQLDIYGELMDSVYLFNKYGTPISFDLWSSLRKLINWVCDHWQERDEGIWEVRGGQQHFVYSKLMCWVAIDRGLRLADKRSFPADRERWLRVRDEIYEQIMQKGWSDKRQAFVQSYGSDALDASSLMMPLVFFLSPSDPRMLNTIDAINHSPANGGLVSDSLVRRYDVSKTEDGLSGNEGTFNLCTFWLVEAMTRAGVDDPERLDDARLLFEQMIGYGNHLGLYAEETGSNGEALGNFPQAFTHFVLISAAFNLDRALGNRA, translated from the coding sequence ATGGCATCGGCGTATCCTCCGATCGAAGAACACGGAATCATCGGCAACATGCACACGGCGGCGCTCGTTTGCACCGACGGTTCGCTGGACTGGCTCTGTTTCCCGCGCTTTGATTCGCCAGCGGTTTTTTGCGCGCTGCTCGACAAAGAAAAGGGCGGCAGCTTCAAATTGGCGCCCCTGGGCCCGGACATCACCTTCAAACAACTCTACTGGCCCGAAACGAACATTCTGGTGACACGCTTTTTGTCGACCCACGGCGTCGCACAGATTACGGACTACATGCCAGTCGGCCTCGCAGAGGGTGAGACGGGATTTTGCTGGATAGTGCGCCATGTCCACGTCGTGCGGGGCAACATGACTTTCGGACTCGACTGCACCCCCGCCTTCAACTTTGCTCGCGACGAACACACAGTGAGCCTTTCCCCGACCGGCGCCGTTTTTGAATCCGCAGATTTGAGTCTGGAACTCTGTTCCCCCACCCCGCTTTCAACCGACGGCAAGGGAGCCCAGGCCGAGTTTGAGCTGCAGGAAGGCGAAAGCCTGGTGCTTACCCTGCGCGAAGTCGAGTGCGGCCAGGGTCCGGGCCCTCGCATCGACGACGAAACGAGTGACATGCTGTTCAAGCGCACCGTGAATTACTGGCGCAAGTGGCTCTCCCAGTGCACCTATACAGGACGTTGGCGCGAACACGTCCACCGCTCCGCGCTGTTGCTCAAACTGCTCACCTACGAGCCCACGGGCGCCATCGTCGCGGCGCCCACGACATCGTTGCCCGAAACCCTGGGCGGGTCGCGGAATTGGGACTACCGCTATACCTGGATACGCGACGCGGCGTTTACGGTATACGCGTTTTTGCGTATCGGCTTCACCGAAGAGGCCAAGGCGTTCATGCACTTCCTCGAGGCGCGTTGTCGAGAACTCAATCCCGATGGTTCTCTCCAGATCATGTACGGCATTGACGGGCGCCACGATTTGCCCGAGGAAACCCTGGATCATCTCGAGGGCTACCGGGAATCGCGTCCAGTGCGCATCGGCAACGGAGCCTTCGACCAGATGCAGCTCGACATCTACGGCGAGCTGATGGATTCGGTCTACCTCTTCAACAAGTACGGGACTCCCATCAGTTTCGACCTCTGGTCCAGCTTGAGAAAGTTGATCAACTGGGTCTGTGATCACTGGCAGGAACGCGACGAAGGCATCTGGGAGGTGCGCGGAGGCCAACAGCACTTCGTCTATTCGAAACTCATGTGTTGGGTAGCGATCGACCGAGGCCTGAGACTGGCGGACAAACGCTCATTTCCCGCAGATCGAGAACGCTGGTTGCGCGTCCGCGATGAAATCTATGAGCAAATCATGCAGAAGGGCTGGAGCGACAAACGCCAGGCCTTCGTCCAGAGCTACGGCAGCGACGCCCTGGACGCCTCCAGCTTGATGATGCCCCTGGTGTTTTTCCTCTCTCCGAGTGATCCCCGCATGCTCAACACCATCGACGCGATCAACCATTCGCCCGCGAATGGAGGCCTGGTCTCCGACAGCCTGGTCCGCCGCTACGACGTCTCGAAGACCGAGGACGGCCTCAGCGGTAACGAGGGCACCTTCAATCTGTGCACCTTTTGGCTGGTCGAAGCCATGACCCGAGCCGGCGTCGACGACCCCGAACGCCTGGATGACGCGCGTCTCCTCTTCGAACAGATGATCGGATACGGCAACCATCTGGGCCTCTACGCGGAAGAAACCGGAAGCAACGGCGAGGCACTCGGCAATTTCCCACAGGCGTTCACCCACTTCGTACTCATCAGCGCCGCCTTCAACCTGGACCGTGCGCTGGGAAACCGCGCCTAG
- the zwf gene encoding glucose-6-phosphate dehydrogenase, with the protein MIDLTTENPLLAGLSTQLQPQPCSFVIFGGAGDLSRRKLLAGLYNLALDGVLPANFCVIGFARTALDDEKYRELARESIEKFSRRPIQEPYWSDFVRRLHWVSGPFDEPEAYAALVERLAELEPNFGIPNNRIYYLSIAPSLIEVSLENLKTAGLISDPTDTSKFSRIIVEKPIGHDLESARSINATLSRVCDESQIYRIDHYLGKETVQNILVMRFANAIFEPLWNQKYIDHVQITVSEEVGVGTRGNYYEEAGALRDMVQNHILQLLCLTAMEPPWSLADEVVRDQKQEVLNCLRPIDPANVDQCVVRAQYGAGFMHGLEVPGYRREANVAADSATETFVALKCYIDNWRWAGVPFYLRTGKCMTKRASEIAVTFKAVPHVLFNVDPEVPLEPNVLVLRIQPDEGLSLRIATKLPGSKVQIYPVKMDFSYGSTFGDQSPEAYERLMLDVMAGDATLFMRRDTVETSWSWVMNILDAWEGSGTRWLPEYRAGTWGPIEADRLIEGDGRKWRAL; encoded by the coding sequence ATGATTGACCTCACGACCGAGAATCCGCTGCTGGCTGGTCTCAGCACCCAACTACAACCTCAGCCCTGTAGCTTCGTGATCTTCGGCGGTGCCGGGGACCTGTCCCGGCGAAAACTTCTGGCGGGCCTGTACAACCTGGCCCTCGACGGAGTCTTGCCGGCCAATTTTTGTGTGATCGGATTTGCTCGTACCGCCCTCGACGACGAAAAGTATCGAGAACTGGCGCGGGAATCGATCGAGAAGTTTTCTCGACGGCCTATTCAAGAGCCCTATTGGTCGGACTTCGTGAGGCGCCTGCACTGGGTATCGGGGCCCTTTGACGAACCCGAGGCGTATGCGGCCCTGGTCGAACGACTCGCCGAACTCGAACCGAACTTCGGCATTCCCAACAACCGCATCTACTACTTGTCCATTGCACCGAGCCTGATTGAGGTGAGTCTCGAGAATTTGAAGACGGCCGGCTTGATCAGCGATCCGACCGACACGAGCAAATTCTCTCGCATCATTGTAGAAAAGCCGATCGGTCACGATCTCGAAAGCGCGCGCAGCATCAACGCGACATTGTCCAGGGTTTGCGACGAGAGCCAGATCTATCGAATCGATCACTACCTCGGCAAAGAGACCGTGCAGAACATTTTGGTCATGCGCTTTGCCAATGCGATATTCGAACCCCTTTGGAACCAGAAGTACATTGATCACGTGCAAATCACGGTTTCCGAAGAAGTCGGAGTTGGAACCCGGGGCAATTACTACGAAGAGGCCGGCGCCCTGCGCGACATGGTCCAAAACCACATCTTGCAGTTGCTGTGTCTGACCGCGATGGAACCCCCGTGGTCCCTGGCCGACGAAGTCGTGCGAGACCAAAAGCAGGAAGTGCTCAACTGCCTGCGCCCAATCGACCCCGCAAACGTCGACCAATGCGTTGTCCGCGCTCAATACGGAGCGGGTTTCATGCACGGACTCGAGGTCCCGGGCTATCGTCGCGAAGCGAATGTCGCGGCAGATTCCGCCACCGAAACCTTTGTCGCACTCAAGTGCTACATCGACAATTGGCGCTGGGCCGGGGTTCCGTTCTATCTGCGCACGGGCAAGTGCATGACCAAGCGCGCGAGCGAAATTGCCGTGACGTTCAAAGCCGTACCACACGTTCTGTTCAACGTGGACCCAGAAGTCCCGCTCGAACCCAACGTCCTGGTTCTGCGCATTCAACCCGATGAAGGCCTTTCGCTGCGCATCGCGACCAAACTTCCCGGCAGCAAGGTGCAGATCTATCCGGTCAAGATGGACTTCAGCTACGGCAGTACCTTCGGCGACCAATCCCCCGAGGCCTATGAACGCCTGATGCTCGACGTCATGGCCGGAGACGCCACACTGTTCATGCGCCGGGACACGGTAGAAACCTCATGGTCGTGGGTGATGAACATTCTCGATGCCTGGGAGGGAAGCGGTACGCGCTGGCTGCCCGAATACCGCGCTGGCACCTGGGGGCCGATCGAAGCCGATCGCTTGATTGAAGGCGACGGCCGCAAGTGGAGAGCCCTGTGA
- a CDS encoding Rrf2 family transcriptional regulator, translating into MQLKKETYYALRGLRFLLRHPRGTVFQISRIANAEGVPEASLSKVFRRMASAGILQTHRGVGGGTSLARDPEQTSLRDVVEAVEGPLPLQGCPLASLTCDAGQKCSVFQAVCRTQRAWLNALETEKITGLCRTPAASRTRGRARR; encoded by the coding sequence ATGCAGCTAAAAAAGGAAACCTACTACGCGCTTCGCGGTCTGCGCTTTCTGCTCCGCCACCCGCGCGGCACGGTGTTCCAGATTTCCCGGATTGCCAACGCGGAGGGAGTACCGGAGGCATCGCTTTCGAAGGTGTTTCGGCGCATGGCCTCGGCAGGAATCCTTCAGACCCACCGAGGGGTGGGCGGTGGCACTTCGCTCGCGCGCGACCCGGAGCAGACCTCGCTCCGCGACGTCGTCGAGGCGGTCGAGGGACCGCTCCCGTTGCAAGGATGCCCGCTGGCCAGTCTTACCTGTGACGCAGGCCAGAAATGCTCCGTCTTTCAAGCGGTCTGCCGAACGCAGCGCGCCTGGCTTAATGCGCTTGAAACCGAGAAAATCACAGGCCTTTGCCGGACCCCAGCGGCAAGCCGAACCCGGGGGCGTGCTCGGCGATAG
- a CDS encoding class I SAM-dependent methyltransferase, with product MPSARYPRASKYTDLDLVYSQCSGPGGLELAEFLGDRLELSPGMRVLDVGSYRGYQSCFLAREYDVQVVAIDPLDDREDGRPMAEHTLANAASWGVGTSVLPLKLQLKPSPSEGHSVPTTPFAENTFDAVYCTTALEMVRSYWGEAGYQSCLAEIRRVLRPGAVFGLAEPMHHDRPIPEDLLPHVSQKFGWKECFRSLGHTVESVDAAGFVTLESGHAPDAQAWWQAYASHDPFCKLKPDGDPKTLAVDAGRWVSFGYVVARNPE from the coding sequence TTGCCGTCAGCCAGGTACCCGCGCGCATCCAAGTACACAGACCTTGATCTGGTCTACTCCCAGTGCAGCGGCCCGGGCGGGCTTGAGCTTGCAGAGTTTCTCGGCGATCGCCTTGAACTCTCGCCGGGGATGCGCGTCTTGGACGTGGGCTCGTATCGCGGCTACCAGAGCTGCTTCCTTGCGAGAGAATATGACGTTCAGGTGGTCGCCATCGATCCATTGGACGACCGTGAGGACGGGCGTCCAATGGCCGAGCACACCCTCGCCAACGCTGCTTCCTGGGGAGTGGGAACATCGGTGCTTCCACTCAAGCTGCAGCTGAAGCCCAGTCCGTCAGAAGGCCACTCCGTCCCGACTACGCCATTCGCTGAGAATACTTTCGATGCAGTGTATTGCACTACGGCACTTGAAATGGTTCGGTCGTACTGGGGTGAAGCTGGCTACCAGAGCTGCCTCGCCGAGATTAGGCGAGTCCTTCGACCCGGTGCCGTCTTCGGGTTGGCGGAACCCATGCATCATGACAGGCCGATCCCGGAGGATCTCTTGCCCCACGTGTCACAGAAATTCGGGTGGAAGGAGTGCTTTCGAAGCCTCGGACATACCGTCGAATCTGTGGACGCAGCGGGGTTCGTGACGCTCGAGTCGGGCCACGCACCCGACGCACAGGCTTGGTGGCAAGCTTACGCTTCCCACGATCCTTTCTGCAAGCTCAAGCCGGATGGGGATCCCAAAACCCTCGCTGTCGATGCCGGCCGCTGGGTGAGCTTTGGGTACGTTGTCGCTAGAAATCCCGAATGA
- the pgl gene encoding 6-phosphogluconolactonase translates to MSELPKREVQCLEDPQAVCTAAAEEFVRCYIAALDARSVFRVALSGGSTPCRLHRILTRSPYREKISWDRIQFYFGDERTVHPEHSESNFRMAKDTLLNELRVDDSQIHRMCAEQVDLDQAARMYQDQIAEGFGILAGDPPPSFDLILLGMGADGHTASLFPDTHALHEGERWVVGNKVAKLGCSRMTFTYPLINAADRVVFMIPGQAKAEALAAVLEGPENFSRYPSQGVQPNPGSLLYLIDHAAGEQLTSETKQL, encoded by the coding sequence TTGAGCGAGCTGCCGAAACGAGAAGTGCAATGTCTCGAGGACCCCCAGGCCGTATGCACCGCAGCCGCGGAGGAATTCGTCCGTTGCTACATTGCGGCGCTCGACGCCCGGTCCGTTTTTCGGGTGGCGCTTTCCGGGGGCTCGACGCCGTGTCGCCTGCACCGCATCCTGACCCGAAGCCCGTATCGAGAGAAGATCTCCTGGGACCGAATCCAGTTCTACTTTGGAGACGAGCGCACGGTGCATCCCGAACATTCGGAATCGAACTTCCGAATGGCAAAAGACACATTGCTCAACGAACTCCGGGTCGACGATTCTCAAATCCACCGCATGTGTGCCGAGCAGGTCGATCTCGATCAAGCGGCGCGCATGTATCAAGACCAGATCGCAGAAGGCTTCGGCATTTTGGCGGGAGATCCGCCCCCGAGCTTCGACTTGATTCTGCTGGGCATGGGCGCCGATGGCCACACGGCTTCATTGTTTCCCGATACCCACGCCCTGCACGAGGGAGAACGCTGGGTCGTGGGCAACAAAGTTGCGAAGTTGGGTTGCTCACGCATGACCTTCACCTATCCGCTGATCAATGCAGCCGATCGCGTCGTGTTCATGATTCCGGGCCAAGCCAAGGCAGAGGCGCTGGCTGCAGTTCTCGAAGGTCCCGAAAATTTCTCCCGCTATCCCTCTCAGGGAGTCCAACCCAACCCGGGTAGCTTGCTGTATTTGATCGATCACGCGGCCGGCGAGCAACTCACTTCGGAAACGAAGCAACTGTGA
- a CDS encoding glucose-6-phosphate dehydrogenase assembly protein OpcA translates to MSASPVSAPHDYEALAPPRAVELQHVEEEFVRLRLAAPCNIDATSADNQPITRACMSNLIVYCDNPAEADALAPQFSLMARRHPARIILLVGEDPEQSQGIVAQVTAGVTQLGKRRHISSEQVRISASADGLGRLASAARPLLIGDLPTSLWWNSIQPPPTGGDLFLELQEMASSIIYDSRGWRDPRTGLIATSNWVLGTRERSLVTDLAWMRSRFWRRLFCESLAPHVLPGALNHIERIELEHGPHALPMVWLFIGWLAHCLSWKPQGGKVGSNKHLMMKFLSASGPVQVEISRNDGGPAEIRRATVTSRGVGPTGAKLEAEFEALDSERVAIRIDHGTQTENFISTPNDPPILMLAWQLANRTGQAEFRKALGIARAMAMELGT, encoded by the coding sequence GTGAGCGCTTCTCCTGTCTCTGCTCCTCACGACTACGAAGCGCTGGCCCCGCCCCGCGCAGTCGAGTTGCAGCATGTCGAGGAGGAGTTCGTCAGGTTGCGGCTCGCAGCGCCGTGTAACATCGACGCCACATCAGCCGATAATCAGCCCATAACCCGTGCGTGTATGTCGAACCTGATCGTCTACTGCGACAACCCCGCTGAAGCCGATGCATTGGCTCCGCAGTTCAGCTTGATGGCCCGCCGCCATCCGGCGCGCATCATCTTGTTGGTGGGGGAAGATCCGGAACAGTCGCAAGGAATCGTGGCCCAGGTTACCGCCGGCGTGACCCAGTTGGGCAAGCGACGTCATATCAGCAGCGAACAGGTGCGCATCAGCGCATCTGCCGACGGGCTGGGCAGGCTCGCCTCCGCCGCTCGCCCCCTGTTGATTGGCGATCTGCCGACCTCGCTCTGGTGGAACTCGATCCAACCGCCGCCGACCGGCGGAGACCTGTTCCTGGAACTCCAGGAAATGGCGAGCAGCATCATCTATGACAGTCGGGGATGGCGCGACCCGCGCACCGGTTTGATCGCGACGTCAAATTGGGTGCTCGGAACGCGAGAGCGGAGTCTGGTGACGGACCTCGCGTGGATGCGCTCGCGGTTCTGGCGACGCCTGTTCTGCGAATCGCTGGCACCGCACGTGCTGCCGGGAGCCCTGAATCACATCGAGCGCATTGAACTCGAACACGGCCCCCACGCCTTGCCCATGGTCTGGCTCTTCATCGGCTGGTTGGCTCACTGCCTGTCCTGGAAGCCTCAAGGCGGAAAAGTGGGTTCGAACAAGCACCTCATGATGAAGTTCTTGTCTGCCAGCGGACCCGTACAGGTCGAGATCTCTCGCAACGACGGGGGACCGGCAGAGATTCGCCGCGCGACCGTGACCTCACGAGGCGTCGGACCGACGGGAGCAAAACTCGAAGCAGAATTCGAAGCGCTGGACAGCGAGCGAGTGGCGATCCGAATCGACCACGGAACACAAACCGAGAATTTCATATCCACGCCCAACGATCCCCCGATCCTGATGCTGGCCTGGCAGCTGGCAAATCGCACCGGACAGGCCGAATTTCGCAAAGCCCTTGGGATTGCGCGGGCAATGGCGATGGAGCTGGGAACTTGA
- a CDS encoding nitroreductase family deazaflavin-dependent oxidoreductase: MTTESPGTSTGGAAPPAPSVIKALARVHVFLNRLTGGRLFNSIRGDDVCFVTMKGAKSRRTLTIPLMYVPYREGVLLVASLGGAPRNPAWYHNLVKHPEIEVRYRGRRMKLSARLAEPEEKSKLWPICDQHYAPYADYRKRTVRDIPIFVCEPPP, encoded by the coding sequence ATGACGACCGAGTCCCCCGGCACCTCAACCGGTGGCGCCGCGCCTCCGGCGCCTTCGGTAATCAAGGCGTTGGCGCGGGTGCACGTGTTTCTGAATCGCCTGACCGGCGGCCGCCTGTTCAACAGCATCAGGGGCGACGACGTTTGCTTCGTCACCATGAAGGGCGCGAAGAGTCGCCGCACCTTAACGATCCCCCTGATGTACGTTCCTTACCGGGAGGGTGTGCTGCTAGTCGCATCGCTGGGCGGCGCCCCGAGGAACCCGGCCTGGTACCACAATCTCGTGAAGCACCCCGAGATCGAGGTGAGATACCGGGGCCGCCGCATGAAGCTCAGCGCCCGCCTGGCCGAACCCGAGGAGAAGTCCAAGCTCTGGCCGATCTGCGACCAGCACTACGCCCCCTACGCCGACTACCGAAAGCGCACGGTCAGAGACATCCCCATCTTCGTTTGCGAGCCGCCGCCTTGA